The following nucleotide sequence is from Azospirillum brasilense.
CGGAGGACTCGTCCGTGTAGGCGATAACGGCGACGCCGTTCACGGCGCACAGATGCAGGTACCACAGCATGTGGCAGGCCGAGAGCGAGGCCACGAGCATGTCCTCGGGGTTGTAGCGCGCGGGATCGCCGCGGAAGGCCGGGTCGGACGAGCCGGGGATCGGCGGCTTGCCGGGCGCGGTGATCTCAAGATCGCGGCTGTACGCCTTGTAGCCCGAGGTTCCGGTTCCCTGATTGCCCGTCCAGGTCACCGTCGTGCCGTACTGGTGTTCGCGCCCTGACATTGGTCCCTCCGGATGTGTTTCCGGGAGGGTAACCGCGGCCACCGCCGCTGAAAAGAAAACGGGCCATAAAAAAAGCGGGAGGGCCGAAGCCCTCCCGCAATCTCAACGCTGCCTTGCCCGTCAGCCTCAGCTGGCTTCGGCGGCACGGGCGTGGCGCTTGCGCTCGTTCGGGTCGAGGTAACGCTTGCGCAGGCGGATGGACTTCGGCGTCACCTCCACCAGCTCGTCGTCGCCGATGTAGGACAGGGCGCGCTCCAGCGTCATCTGGATCGGCGGGGTCAGGCGGACCGCCTCGTCCTTGCTGGTGGTGCGGATGTTGGTGAGCTGCTTGCCCTTGATGACGTTGACCTCGAGGTCGTTGCCGCGGGTGTGCTCACCGATGATCATGCCCTGATAGACCGGAACGCCCGGATCGATCAGCATCGGGCCGCGATCCTCCAGGTTCCACAGCGCGTAGGCGACCGCGGTGCCGTCGGCGTTGGAGATCAGCACGCCGGTGCGCCGGCCGGCAATCGTGCCCTTGTAAGGGGCGTAGCCGTGGAACAGCCGGTTCATGATGCCGGTGCCGCGGGTGTCGGTCAGGAACTCGCCCTGATAGCCGATCAGGCCGCGCGACGGGGCATGGAAGACGATGCGGGTCTTGTTGCCGCCCGACGGACGCATCTCAATGAGGTCGGCCTTGCGCTCCGCCATCTTCTGCACGACGGTGCCGGAGAACTCCTCGTCCACGTCGACGACGACTTCCTCGATCGGCTCCAGGCGCTGGCCGTTCAGCGGGTCGGTCTTGAACAGCACGCGCGGACGGCTGATGGCCAGCTCGTAGCCCTCGCGGCGCATCGTCTCGATCAGGATGCCGAGCTGCAGTTCGCCGCGGCCGGCCACCTCGAAGGCGTCGCCGCCCTCGGTGTCGCTGACGCGGAGGGCGACGTTGCCTTCAGCCTCGCGCATCAGGCGGTCGCGGATCATGCGGCTGGTGACCTTGTCGCCCTCGCGGCCGGCCAGCGGGCTGTCGTTGACCGAGAAGGTCATCGCCAGGGTGGGCGGGTCGATCGGCTGGGCGGCCAGCGGCTCGGCCACTTCCGGCGCGCAAATGGTGTCGGCCACGGTGGTGGTGGTCAGGCCGGCAAGGGCGACGATGTCGCCGGCGTGCGCCTCGTCCACCGGAACGCGCTCAAGACCGCGGAAGGCCAGCACCTTGCTGATGCGGGCGTTCTCGATCAGCTTGCCGTCACGGCTCAGCGACTTGATGGCCATGTTGACCTTGACGCTGCCGGTCTGGATGCGGCCGGTCAGGATGCGGCCCAGATACGGGTTCGCCTCCAGCGTGGTTGCCAGCATGGCGAAGGGCAGGTCCTCCTCCACCTTGGGCGGCGGGACATGGTCGCGGATCAGCTCGAACAGCGGGGTCAGCGTCTCGCGGGCGCCGTTCTCCAGGTCCGTGGTCGCCCAGCCGTTGCGGCCCGAGGCGAACAGGGTCGGGAAATCGAGCTGCTCGTTCGAGGCGTCGAGCGAGGCGAACAGGTCGAACACCTCGTCATGCACCTCGTGCGGACGGCCGTCGGGACGGTCCACCTTGTTGATGACGACGATCGGGCGCAGGCCCAGCTTCAGCGCCTTGCCCAGCACGAACTTGGTCTGCGGCAGCGGCCCTTCGGCGGCGTCGCAGAGCAGGACCACGCCGTCCACCATGGAGAGGATGCGCTCGACCTCGCCGCCGAAATCGGCGTGGCCGGGGGTGTCCACGATGTTGATGCGCAGGTCGTTCCACAGGACCGACGTGCACTTGGCCAGGATGGTGATGCCGCGCTCGCGCTCCAGGTCGTTGGAGTCCATGGCGCGTTCTGCGACCTGCTGGTTCTCGCGGAACGAACCGGCCTGCTTGAGGAGCTGATCGACCAGGGTCGTCTTGCCGTGGTCGACGTGCGCGATGATGGCGACGTTACGAAGATTCATGTGTCGGGGACTCTTAAATCCGCTCTGGGGCTTCCGTTGCGCAATGCCGCCCCGACACCGCGGCACGTCGGCCGCGCACAACAAAAAAACCCTCCGAGATCGATCGGGGGGCTCTGCCGGGGAAACTGTTGCGACGCAATATAATGATCCGGCTTCATAACGCAAGCGGCGTGGTGGGGGAAACTCGCCCAAAGCGCCTATGCGGAATTTCCTTGCGCCGCGGCGACCGAATCATTGGCGTCTGCGTCGCGGAATCCCACATGGTCCGGTGATGACCAGCCGCGTTTCCGCTTCCCGCCTCGCCGTCATTCTCCTGTCCAGCGCGCTCGCCGCCGTGCCGGGCGACCCGTTGCGCGCGCAGGACCCCGCGCCGGACCCGGTTCAGGAGGCCGCTCCGCCGCCCGCGGCGCAGGATGGTTCCGGGCAGGATGACCCCACCCCCGACGCCCCCGGCCCGCAGATCCCCTACGAGGTGGAGTTCACCGGAATGGAGGACGACGAGCTGCGGGACCTGCTGCGCGACAGCTCCTCGCTGGTCAGCCTGAAGGACGACCTGCCGCCGTCGGTGCTGGGGCTGGAGCGGCGGGCCGACAACGACCGGGAACGCCTGCAGACGGCGCTGCGCTCCGCCGGCTTCTACGATGCGGTTCTCGACATCCGGGTGGACGCGGCCCGCACGCCGGCCAAGGTGACCGTCGCGGTGACGCCCGGCACCCCCTACCGCTTCAAGACCATCACCATCGCCTCCACCGACGGCGCGCCGCTGCCGGGCGGCGACGTGACCCCCGGCGACATCGGCCTGCCGGTGGGGGAGCGGGCGCGGGCGCCGCAGGTGGTGGACGCCCAGTCCGCGCTGCTGCGTCGGATGACCGACCGCGGCCACCCCTTCGCCACCGTCGCCGAGCGGCGGGTGGTGGTCGACCACGACGACCACAGCATGGACGTTACTTACTCGGTCAATCCCGGCCCGCTGGTGATGTTCGGCGACACCAAGATCGACGGGCTGGCCAGCGTGGACGAGGGGCTGATCCGCGGGCGCCTGCCCTGGAAGCAGGGCGACATCTACAGCCCGGCCAAGGTCGACCGGGCGCGCCAGCAGATCGCCCAGCTCGACGTGTTCGACACGGTGCGGGTGCGGCTGGCCGAGGAGCCGGGGCCGGGCGGCGTCACGCCGGTGGACGTGACCCTGGCCGAGAAGCTGCACCGCTTCATCGGGGCCAGCGCCTTCTACTCGTCGGAGGATGGCGTGGGCGGCTCCGCCTATTGGGGCCACCGCAACCTGTTCGGCGGGGCGGAGCGGCTGCGGCTGGGCGTGGAGGTCGGGCGGATCGGCGGCGACAACGGCGCCGCGCAGGGGCCACGCGGCACCCTGGATCTGCCGGACATCCGGCTGTCCGCCAACTTCCGCAAGCCCGATTTCCTGGCGCCGCGCCAGTCGCTGATCCTGGATTTCCAGGTCGCTTCGGAGCAGCCGCCGGCCTACGACCGCGTCGCCACCATCGGCTCGGCCTCGCTGGAGCGGCAGGTGACCGACCAGCTCAAGGTCTCCTACGGAATGTCGGGAGAGCGCGGGCGGGTACGCTCCAACCTGCGGGAGTACCAGACCGGCTTCATCGGCGTGCCGCTGGGCATCGCCTGGGACGGATCGGACAATCTGCTGAACCCGTCCAGGGGCTACCGCGCCTCGCTGCTCGCCACCCCCTGGTTCCCCTACGCCGGGGATACGGACTCGATCTTCACCAGCTTCCAGATCAACGCGTCGGCCTACCGCGATCTGTCCGACGACGGGCGCTACGTCGCGGCGGCGCGCATCGGCGTCGGCAGCACGGTGGGAGCGTCGCTGGACCAGGTGCCGCCGGACCACCGCTTCTATGCGGGCGGCGGCGGGTCGGTGCGCGGCTACGGCTTCCAGAAGGCCGGACCACGCGATATCTACGGCGATCCGACCGGCGGGCGGTCGCTGTTCGAGGCCGGGCTGGAACTGCGCGTCAAGGTGACGGAAACCATCGGCATCGTGCCCTTCGTCGACGCCGGCACCGTCTTCGACAGCGCCTTCCCGGACTTCAAGGAGCCGCTGAAGGTCGGTGCCGGCATCGGCGCCCGCTACTACACCGACTTCGGACCGCTGCGCGCGGACGTCGCCTTCCCGCTGAACGCCGATTCCGGCGATGCGAAGTGGCAGCTCTATCTCAGTCTGGGTCAGGCTTTCTGATTCGTCCTTTCAACCGGTGATGTCGGACCGGGTCGCATTTTTGCCACTTGGATCGGGATCGCCCATGCTCTTTCCCGTTATACCATTCGGGGAACGCCGCAACGGGGTGCGTGGTGTCGGGTCTGCGTCGTCTGATCGTCCTTCTTCTGGCCATCGCCGTCCTGACCGGGGCGGTCCTGACGGAGGCCGCGCGCGCGGCCGACAGCGAAGGGGGCGGCTGGGGGCCGGCCAACGCGGTCCGGCGCTGGATCGCCCAGACCATCGAGAAGGCGGTGAACGGCCCCGACCTCCAGGTCCGGATCGGCACCATCGGCGGCGCGGTTCCCGTGAACTTCACGATCTCGGACGTCACCGTCGCCGACCGCGAGGGCGTGTGGCTGCGGCTGGAGGATCTGCGCGTCAACCTCGCCCCGACCGCGCTGCTGACCGGGCGGGCCAAGGCCGACGCCATCGAGGCGCAGCGCGTCGTCGTGGAGCGCGCGCCGCTGCCCGCCGAGGGGCCGGAGCCGCCGCCCGACCAGGGGCCGACGTCGCTGCTGCCCAGCCTGCCGGTGGGCGTCGCCGTGGACAAGCTGGCCATCGCCGAGCTGGTCCTGGCGGAGCCGCTGATCGGGCAGGAAGCGCGGCTGAAGATCGACGGGTCGCTCGACCTCGCGTCGGGCGGGTCGTCGCTGGAAGCGCATCTGAATGTGGACCGTCTCGGCGAGCAGCCGGGAACGGTGGCGCTCGACGTCGCCTTCAATCCCGACGACAAGCGGCTCGACCTGAACCTGAAGGCGTCGGAGCCGGCGGGCGGGCTGATCGCCACCGCGCTGAACATCCCCGGCGCGCCGCCGGTCAGCGCCTCGCTGGACGGGCAGGGCTCGCTGGACGACTGGAAGGGCACCTTCACCGCGGCGGCGGAGAACGCCGCCCGGCTGGCCGCCGACGCCACGATCAAGGCGGTTCCGGAAGGGCACGCCGTCACCCTCGCGGCGACCGGCGACGTGGCGTCCCTGCTCGGCCCCGACATCGCGCCGCTGGCCGGGCCGCAGCCGGTTCTGAAGGGCACCGTGGTGGTCGCTCCGGACGGGGCGTTGACGTTGCAGCCGGTGACCGTCGAGACCGCCGCCGCCACGGCCAATCTCTCGGGGCGTGTCGGCGCCGACCGCCGCAGTCTCGACCTGCGCTACGAGGTTCAGGCCGGGCCGGACTCTGCCCTGCACGGCTTCGCCCCCGGCATTGCTTGGCGGGAGGGCACCGTATCGGGCACCGCCCAGGGCACGCTGGACGCGCTGACCGTGGCGGTGGAGGGGCTGATCCGCGACCTCGCCGCCGACGATCCCGCCCTGGCCTCGGTCGCCGGGCCGGAGGTGCGGCTGGACGGGCGGGCGCAGATCAACGCCGACATCGGAGCGGTGGGGATCGAGGGCGTGACTCTGACCACCGCGGCGGCCAGCGCCGGGGCGCAGGGCAATGTGACCGGCTGGGGCCGGACCGCCGATGTAATGGTGACTCTGGATGCCGACGACCTGTCGCGCCTCTCCGCCCTCGCCGGGCAACCGTTGGCCGGGTCACTGGCCTTGGCCGGGCCGGTGCGCCGGCAGGAGGACGGCACGCTGACGGCGGGCCTCAGCGGCGCGCTGCGCGGTCTGGAAACCGGAACGCCCGCCGACGGCGTGCTCGGCCGCGACGTCAGCCTGGGCGCGGAGGCGGTGATGGAGCCGGACGGCGCCATGCGCCTCACCGACCTGACGGTGGATGGCCGCAACGGGCGGCTGACCGGTGCTGCGGCCCTGGCGGACGGGGCGGTGGACGCGAAGACCCGGCTGGAGATCACGGACCTTGCTCCGGTGGGCACCGCTGCCGGGACGGAGATGGCCGGCGGCCTGACGCTCGACGCGACGGCGAAAGGCCCGCTGGACAAGCTGGTGGCCGAGGCGGCGCTGCACGCTCGGAACCTCGCCGTGCAGGGGCGCCGCTTCGGCGACACGCGGCTGAACGCCACCGCGCAGAACCTGCCGGCCGCCCCGGAAGGGCGTGTGTCGGCCCGCACCGAACTGGCCGGCGCCGGGCTGACCGCGGACGCCGCCTACGCGCTGGAAGGGCAGGCGCTGCGGATCAGCGACCTCACGCTGGCGAACGGGCCGAACCGGATCACCGGGGCGGTGCGCGTGGCGCTCGACGCCATGACCGCGACCGGCAAGCTCGACGGCACCCTGCCGCAGCTTCAGGCCCTGTCGGAGCTGGCCGGCGTGCCGCTGACCGGGGCGGCAGGCTTCACCGTCGCGCTCGACGCGCCGAACGGCAAGCAGGCGGCCAACCTGACCGCGAACGCCACCAACCTCCGTGTGGAGGGCGAGGGCGGGCCGCTCTTTGCCGCGCGCCGCCTGACCGCCAACGCGGACGTCGCCGACGCGCTGGGCAGTGCCAGCGGCAAGGCGCGGCTGGAGCTTCAGGACGGGGCCGCCGCCGGCAACGACCTGTCGCGCGTGACGGCCAGCGTGGACGGCTCGCTCGCCAAGGCGGCCTTCCGGGCGGAGGCCGCAGGGGCCGGGCGCGACCCGCTGGGGCTCGAACTGGCAGGGGAATTCACGCAGAACGGTACGCTGAACCGCATCCGGCTGGACCGGCTCCAGGGCCGCTACAGCGGCGAATCCTTCCGGCTGACCCAGCCCGCCGCCATTGCCGTGGGTGAGCGGCGCTACGAGGTGTCCGGCCTGCGGCTGGTCAGCGGCAACGCCCAACTCGCCGCCGACCTTGGCCTGAACGGGGAGCGGCTGTCGGGAGAGCTGCGGCTGGACCGCGTGCCGATGGCGCTGGCCCGGCTGGCGAACCCGACCCTCCGGCTGGATGGCACGCTGAACGCACAGGCGACGCTCGGCGGCACCGTCCGCCGCCCGCAGGCCGACGCCACGGTGCGCGTCGCCAACCTGAAGGCGCAGCAGACGACCCAGGCCGGCGTGCCGGGCCTGAACGCCACTGTCAACGCCCGCTGGCGGGAGGCCAGCCTGTCGGTGGACGGCGACGTCGCCACCAGCAACAACGCGGGCCGGGTGACCCTGACCGCCGCCGCGCCGCTGGCCATGGACCCGGACACGCTGGCCTTCTCGGTGCCGGAGCGCGGCCGGCTGGAGGCGGCGCTGCGCGGCGCGATCGACGCCTCGCTCGCCAACGACCTGCTGGCGGCGACCGGCGACCGGGCGCGCGGCACGTTGCGGCTGGACGTCAGCGTCGACGGCACCGTGGCGGCTCCCCGGCTGGGCGGAACGGTGACTCTGGCCAACGGGCGCTACGAGAACCGGGCGAGCGGCGCCATCATCAGCAACATCGACGCCCGCATCGTCGGTGACGGCGACGTCTTCACCATCCAGAGCTTCCGCGGGCGGACCGCCAACGGCGGGGAGATCAGCGCTCGCGGCGTGATCCGTCCCGCCGCCGCGGACCCGCAGCAACAGCTCGACCTCGGCATTCAGGCCGACCGGGCGCGGCTGGTGCAGAACGATCTGGCCGCGGTCACCATCGGCACCAACCTGACGCTGACCGGCAGCTTCCTGAATCCGCGTCTGGCCGGCCCCGTGCGGATTGAGCGGGCGGAGATCCAGATCCCCAACCAGACCCCGCCCAACGTGGTCGACCTGAAGGTCGTCGAGGTCGGCAGGGGCCGCAAGGCGCAGCCGGTCAGCCTGAAGAACGGGCAGGCCACGGCTCCCGAGCCGGCCTTCGCGATGATCCTCGATCTGACGATCAGCGCGCAGAACCAGATCTTCGTCCGGGGTCGTGGGCTTGAGGCGGAGTTCGCCGGGCAACTCGCCGTCGCCGGCACCTCCAGCCAGCCGCTGGTCAGCGGGCGGCTGAACATGCTGAAGGGTGAGTTGGATATTCTCGCCAAGACCTTCGTCTTCAAGCGCGGAATCATCGAGTTCGACGGTGGTCCCGCCATCGACCCGCGGCTCGACTTCTTGGCAGAAGCCACCGCGAACGACGTGACCGCCCAGATTCTGGTTACCGGCACCGCCGGACAACCGAAGCTGGAGCTGACCTCCCCGCAGGGGTTGCCGCAGGACGAGGTGCTGTCGGCCGTTCTGTTCGGGAAGTCAGTCGGCAGCCTGAGCGCCGTGGAGGCGGTCCAACTCGCCCAATCCGCGGCGACGCTGGCTGGCTTCGGCGGTGGCGGACCCGGTCTGATCGGCAACCTGCGCCGCGGTCTCGGCATCGACCGGCTGGAATTCACCGGCGGGGCCGATGGCAAGGGTGGGGCGGTGCAGGCCGGGCGCTACGTCAGCGACCGCGTCTATGTCGGGGTGGAGCAGGGCATCGGCGCGAACCAGAGCCGCGCCACGGTCGAGGTCGACATCACCAAGAACATCAAGGCCCAGGCGGATGTCGGCGCCGATTCCGATACCCGCGTCGGCGTCAAATGGGAGTGGAATTACTGATAGGTCCGACCTTCTAACCTGTTTGCGAGCCGCTTTCGGGCGCTGGTCATCGGCGCAAGAGCCCCCATATCGAGCAAGGATGAAGGCCGGGCCGCCAAGGCTCCGGTCATCGGCGAAGGGGGAGCGGTGCGCGCTGCCAGAAGGATTCCCTACGTCAACCAGGGCATCGTCATGGCCTGCACGCTGGCCTTCGTGCTGGGCGTGCCGCCGGAATCCCTCGCCTTCGTTCCCGCCTATTTCTTCGGAACGGTGGAGATGGCCGGGCCGCTGCCGAACTGGGCGGTGTGGCGCGGCCTGTTCGGCCATGTCCTGATCCACAGCGACATCGTGCATCTGGTCAGCAACATGCTGGCGCTCTGGGCCTTCGGCGGCGCAGTCGAGCTGGCGATGGGCAGCCTGCGCTACCTGCTGTTCTTCCTGCTCTGCGCCGCAGCGGGGGCCATGGTGGAGGGGGCCTTGGCCGTCGATCCCATGGCACCGCTGGTCGGGGCGAGCGGGGCGATCTGCGGGGTGATGGGGGCCTTCCTGCTGCTGCACCCGCAGGCGACGCTCGGCGTGACGCCGGGGCCGCGCGTTCCCGCCTCCTTCGTGGTGGGCAGCTTCCTGGCGATCAACGTGGCGATGACGCTGATGCCGCCGTCCCCGGACTCCAGCCTGGGCGACGTGGCCTGGGCTGCCCATCTCGGTGGGTTCGGCGCGGGGATGGCGCTGGTCGCCCTGTTCCGCCGCCCCGGCGTGGCGCTGTGGAGCGTGGCGCGCCTCAGCACCGCGGCGAAGGCCGCCGTCTATCTGACGCTGGTCGTGGTTCTGTTGCGCACCCTGTGACCGTCCCTGCCGTGACCGTTGCCTTTGCCGGGCCGGGGCGGAATACTGCGCCCTCCCATTGACGGAGGCATGTGACTATGGCGGAAACCGGGTCCGCGCCGGTGCTCGGCGTGATCGGCGGCAGCGGCGTCTACGACATCGACGGCTTGGAGAAGCAACGCTGGGTGAAGGTGGAAACACCTTTCGGAGACCCGTCGGACGAGCTGCTGACGGGCGAGCTGAACGGCCAGAAGCTGGTTTTCCTGCCGCGCCATGGCCGCGGTCACCGCATCCCGCCGTCTGAGCTGAACTTCCGCGCCAACATCCACGCGTTGAAGGCGCTGGGCGTGACCGAGATCCTGTCGGTCTCCGCCGTCGGTTCGCTGAAGGAGCATCTGCCGCCGGGCACCTTCGTGGTGATCGACCAGTTCATCGACCGCACCTTCGCCCGCAACAAAAGCTTCTTCGGCACCGGTCTGGTGGCGCATGTGGCGCTGGGGCATCCGGTCTGCGGGCGGCTGGGCGACCTGATCGAGGAGGCGCTGGTGGAGCTGAAGGTGCCACACCAGCGCCGCGGCACCTACATGGTCATGGAAGGCCCGCAATTCTCGACCAAGGCCGAGTCCGAGTTGTACCGGAGCTGGGGCTGCGACGTCATCGGCATGACCAACATGCCGGAGGCCAAGCTCGCCCGCGAGGCGGAGATGTGCTACGCGACCGTCGCCATGGTCACCGACTTCGACTGCTGGCATCCCGACCATGACCACGTCACCGTGGACGCCGTCATCCGCGTGGTGGTCGCCAACGCCGGCAAGGCGCGGTCGCTGGTCAAGACGCTCGCGCCGAAGCTGCAGGTGCGCGACGGGCTGTGCGCCCAGGGTTGCCACACCGCGCTCGACCACGCGATCATGACCGCGCCGGACAAGCGCGACCCGGAGATGCTGAAGGCGCTCGACATCATTCTCGCCCGCGCGCTGGGTTGAGGACGCCAACGCAAAAAGCCGCGGGACCCGGCGTGCGTCCGGGTCCCGCGGCTTTTTTCTTGGATCGGGCGGATAGCCTCAGTGGCGGGTGCGCGCCGGGGTGACGTAGACGCCGTCCCAATCGACGCCGAACAGCGCCTCGTCGCCAGCTTCTTCCACCAGTTCGTCATAATCGCTGATCTCGATCAGGCCGAAGATCGAGGCGGTGCCCGAGGCGTCCAGGTCGCAGGTGATGACGCGGCCGGCGAACTCGACGGACGTGAAGAACACCTCCGGCAGTTCCATGCTGTCGAGGTCGGCGGACACCGCGCATTCGATCTCATGGACTAGGCGCGAGGAGAGGGACCCCCGCAGTTTCGCCGCCTGGGAGGCCCAGACGATCTTCTTGACCCGCGCAGCCGGGCGGTTGTCGGCTTCGCCGATGCCCTCGTCGGGCTGGGCGGCCATGGCGATCATCCGGGAAACCAGGTTCGACGGGCTGGGCGCACGCATAGAGACCTCCGTGAAGAACGAGCGCAGATTCACCCGGCTTCGGTTAACGGGCCCTTAAATCCCGACGACACGGATGGCTTACCTCTTATGCGTAATGGTCTATGACCAGTCATGACGTCAGCGCCGCGTAAGCCGCCGCCAGTCGCGCCGCGGTGACGGCGTTGTTTTGGATCAGCGCCATGTTCGCGGTCAGGCTGCGCCCGCCAGTGATTCGCTCCACCGCCGCGAGGAGAAACGGCGTGACGGATTTTCCCGTGATTCCATGATGTTCCGCATCCTTTAGCGCCTGCGCGATGGCTCGTTCCATGGCCTCGCCATCGAGCGCGTCGGCCTCCGGGACGGGGTTGGCGAGGACCACGCCACCCTCCAGCCCAAGCTTCCATTTGGCCTGCAGGATGGCCGCGACCTCATGCACGTTGTCACAGCGATGAGAGACGGGCAGACCAGAGTTGCGGCTGTAGAAGGCCGGAAATTCATCGGTGCCCAGCCCCAGGACGGGGACGCCGCGGGTCTCCAGCACCTCCAGCGTCTTCGGCAGGTCGAGAATCGACTTGGCGCCCGCGCAGACGACGCAAACGCTGGTGCGGGCCAGCTCGTCGAGATCCGCCGAGACGTCGAAACTGGTTTCGGCGCCGCGGTGCACACCGCCCAGACCGCCGGTGGCGAAGACGGTGATCCCGGCCAGCTTTGCGGCGATCATGGTGGCTGCCACGGTGGTGGCGCCCAGCGCCCCGGTCGCCAGCGCGACGGGCAGGTCGCGGCGGCTCAGCTTCATGACGCCGGTGCCACCCTTGGCGAGCCGTTCCAGGGACTCGCCGTCCAGCCCGACGCAGATGCGCCCGTCGAGGACGGCGATGGTTGCGGGAACCGCCCCCTCGGCCCGCACCGCGTCCTCCAGCGCTGTCGCCGTTTCCAGATTCTTCGGAAAGGGCATGCCGTGGGAGATGACGGTCGATTCCAGCGCCACCACGGGCCGTCCCTCGGCCAGGGCGGCGGCGACCTCGGGCGTTGGGGACAGGCGGTGGTGCATGGTCGGAGTCTCCCTGGTTCTCCCGCATCCTGCGCTGCGCTCCGCCTCGGCGCAACCGGGGGAATCGGAATTTTGTCCTTTCGTGAGGACGGCCTATATTGCAGGGCATGCCTGCACAAAGCCCCTCCCGTCCCCCCGCCGAACGTTGGATGAAGGTCTGCCCCGAGGGACTCTATGTCGAGCCCGGCGGCTTTTACGTGGACCCGCTGCGTCCGGTGGAACGCGCGGTTGTCACCCACGGCCATTCCGACCACGCCCGGCCCGGCCATGCCCATGTGCTCGCCACCGCC
It contains:
- a CDS encoding autotransporter assembly complex protein TamA codes for the protein MTSRVSASRLAVILLSSALAAVPGDPLRAQDPAPDPVQEAAPPPAAQDGSGQDDPTPDAPGPQIPYEVEFTGMEDDELRDLLRDSSSLVSLKDDLPPSVLGLERRADNDRERLQTALRSAGFYDAVLDIRVDAARTPAKVTVAVTPGTPYRFKTITIASTDGAPLPGGDVTPGDIGLPVGERARAPQVVDAQSALLRRMTDRGHPFATVAERRVVVDHDDHSMDVTYSVNPGPLVMFGDTKIDGLASVDEGLIRGRLPWKQGDIYSPAKVDRARQQIAQLDVFDTVRVRLAEEPGPGGVTPVDVTLAEKLHRFIGASAFYSSEDGVGGSAYWGHRNLFGGAERLRLGVEVGRIGGDNGAAQGPRGTLDLPDIRLSANFRKPDFLAPRQSLILDFQVASEQPPAYDRVATIGSASLERQVTDQLKVSYGMSGERGRVRSNLREYQTGFIGVPLGIAWDGSDNLLNPSRGYRASLLATPWFPYAGDTDSIFTSFQINASAYRDLSDDGRYVAAARIGVGSTVGASLDQVPPDHRFYAGGGGSVRGYGFQKAGPRDIYGDPTGGRSLFEAGLELRVKVTETIGIVPFVDAGTVFDSAFPDFKEPLKVGAGIGARYYTDFGPLRADVAFPLNADSGDAKWQLYLSLGQAF
- the typA gene encoding translational GTPase TypA — its product is MNLRNVAIIAHVDHGKTTLVDQLLKQAGSFRENQQVAERAMDSNDLERERGITILAKCTSVLWNDLRINIVDTPGHADFGGEVERILSMVDGVVLLCDAAEGPLPQTKFVLGKALKLGLRPIVVINKVDRPDGRPHEVHDEVFDLFASLDASNEQLDFPTLFASGRNGWATTDLENGARETLTPLFELIRDHVPPPKVEEDLPFAMLATTLEANPYLGRILTGRIQTGSVKVNMAIKSLSRDGKLIENARISKVLAFRGLERVPVDEAHAGDIVALAGLTTTTVADTICAPEVAEPLAAQPIDPPTLAMTFSVNDSPLAGREGDKVTSRMIRDRLMREAEGNVALRVSDTEGGDAFEVAGRGELQLGILIETMRREGYELAISRPRVLFKTDPLNGQRLEPIEEVVVDVDEEFSGTVVQKMAERKADLIEMRPSGGNKTRIVFHAPSRGLIGYQGEFLTDTRGTGIMNRLFHGYAPYKGTIAGRRTGVLISNADGTAVAYALWNLEDRGPMLIDPGVPVYQGMIIGEHTRGNDLEVNVIKGKQLTNIRTTSKDEAVRLTPPIQMTLERALSYIGDDELVEVTPKSIRLRKRYLDPNERKRHARAAEAS
- a CDS encoding OsmC family protein, whose protein sequence is MSGREHQYGTTVTWTGNQGTGTSGYKAYSRDLEITAPGKPPIPGSSDPAFRGDPARYNPEDMLVASLSACHMLWYLHLCAVNGVAVIAYTDESSGTMAEDANGGGRFTDVVLRPQVTLAPGSDSAKAVALHHEAHEKCFIANSVNFSVRVEARIAVE
- a CDS encoding rhomboid family intramembrane serine protease; protein product: MRAARRIPYVNQGIVMACTLAFVLGVPPESLAFVPAYFFGTVEMAGPLPNWAVWRGLFGHVLIHSDIVHLVSNMLALWAFGGAVELAMGSLRYLLFFLLCAAAGAMVEGALAVDPMAPLVGASGAICGVMGAFLLLHPQATLGVTPGPRVPASFVVGSFLAINVAMTLMPPSPDSSLGDVAWAAHLGGFGAGMALVALFRRPGVALWSVARLSTAAKAAVYLTLVVVLLRTL
- a CDS encoding translocation/assembly module TamB domain-containing protein, which encodes MSGLRRLIVLLLAIAVLTGAVLTEAARAADSEGGGWGPANAVRRWIAQTIEKAVNGPDLQVRIGTIGGAVPVNFTISDVTVADREGVWLRLEDLRVNLAPTALLTGRAKADAIEAQRVVVERAPLPAEGPEPPPDQGPTSLLPSLPVGVAVDKLAIAELVLAEPLIGQEARLKIDGSLDLASGGSSLEAHLNVDRLGEQPGTVALDVAFNPDDKRLDLNLKASEPAGGLIATALNIPGAPPVSASLDGQGSLDDWKGTFTAAAENAARLAADATIKAVPEGHAVTLAATGDVASLLGPDIAPLAGPQPVLKGTVVVAPDGALTLQPVTVETAAATANLSGRVGADRRSLDLRYEVQAGPDSALHGFAPGIAWREGTVSGTAQGTLDALTVAVEGLIRDLAADDPALASVAGPEVRLDGRAQINADIGAVGIEGVTLTTAAASAGAQGNVTGWGRTADVMVTLDADDLSRLSALAGQPLAGSLALAGPVRRQEDGTLTAGLSGALRGLETGTPADGVLGRDVSLGAEAVMEPDGAMRLTDLTVDGRNGRLTGAAALADGAVDAKTRLEITDLAPVGTAAGTEMAGGLTLDATAKGPLDKLVAEAALHARNLAVQGRRFGDTRLNATAQNLPAAPEGRVSARTELAGAGLTADAAYALEGQALRISDLTLANGPNRITGAVRVALDAMTATGKLDGTLPQLQALSELAGVPLTGAAGFTVALDAPNGKQAANLTANATNLRVEGEGGPLFAARRLTANADVADALGSASGKARLELQDGAAAGNDLSRVTASVDGSLAKAAFRAEAAGAGRDPLGLELAGEFTQNGTLNRIRLDRLQGRYSGESFRLTQPAAIAVGERRYEVSGLRLVSGNAQLAADLGLNGERLSGELRLDRVPMALARLANPTLRLDGTLNAQATLGGTVRRPQADATVRVANLKAQQTTQAGVPGLNATVNARWREASLSVDGDVATSNNAGRVTLTAAAPLAMDPDTLAFSVPERGRLEAALRGAIDASLANDLLAATGDRARGTLRLDVSVDGTVAAPRLGGTVTLANGRYENRASGAIISNIDARIVGDGDVFTIQSFRGRTANGGEISARGVIRPAAADPQQQLDLGIQADRARLVQNDLAAVTIGTNLTLTGSFLNPRLAGPVRIERAEIQIPNQTPPNVVDLKVVEVGRGRKAQPVSLKNGQATAPEPAFAMILDLTISAQNQIFVRGRGLEAEFAGQLAVAGTSSQPLVSGRLNMLKGELDILAKTFVFKRGIIEFDGGPAIDPRLDFLAEATANDVTAQILVTGTAGQPKLELTSPQGLPQDEVLSAVLFGKSVGSLSAVEAVQLAQSAATLAGFGGGGPGLIGNLRRGLGIDRLEFTGGADGKGGAVQAGRYVSDRVYVGVEQGIGANQSRATVEVDITKNIKAQADVGADSDTRVGVKWEWNY